The DNA region CGGGTGGGTGTGTTCACCACTCGCATCAGGGCAATCGAGTCGTCCGGATTCAGGATGAGCTTGAGGTACGAGATCATGTCCTTGATCTCGGCACGGTCGTAGAAAGAGAAGCCGCCGACCACGTGATATGCGACCTGGTAGCGGCGCAGCGCTTCTTCGAATAGTCGCGACTGCGAGTTCGTGCGGTACAGCACCGCCGCATGCGGTGTCTGTCCTTCATCGAGCGATTTCTGGATGTACTTGGAAATGTTGTCGGCCACGAACAGCGCTTCGTTCTCTCCGTCAGGCGCTTCGTAGTACCCGATCTTTGCACCGCCCTGACGCGCCGTCCACAGACGCTTGCCCTTGCGCTTCACGTTGTTTGCGACCACGGCGGACGCGCCTTCCAGGATGTTCTGCGTCGAGCGATAGTTCTGCTCAAGGCGAACGATCTTGGCATTCGGGAAGTCCTGCTCGAACTCCAGGATGTTGCGGATGTCGGCGCCACGCCAGGAATAGATCGACTGATCTTCGTCGCCAACGGCACAGACGTTGTGACGAGAGCCGGCGAGGCACCGCATGATTTCGTACTGCGGGCGGTTCGTGTCCTGGTATTCGTCCACGAGCAGGTGGTGATAACGGCGGTTGTACTTCTCGCGAACTTCGCCAACACCCTTCAGCAGGCGCACCGTCTCCAGCAGCAAGTCGTCGAAGTCGAGTGCATTGGCCTTCGCCAGCTCTTGCTTGTACAGCTTATAGATCTGCGCAATCTTCTCAGTCTTGGGATCGCCCGAGTGCAGGTAAACATCCTCGGGGTCGAGCATGTGGTTCTTCGCCCACGAAATGCGCGACAGCACGGCCTGTGGCTTCAGTTGCTTGTCATCGATCCCGAGCCTGCGCAGGGCGGCCTTCACGACCATCTGCTGGTCGCTTTCGTCATAGATGACGAAGTCTTTCGTGAAGCCCTTGCCATTGACTTGCAGGGCTTGGATATCGCGGCGCAGCACTCGCACGCAGAACGAGTGGAAAGTTGAGATGGCCGGCTTCGCCAACGTCCTTCCGCCCACCAGTTTCTCCACGCGCTCGGCCATCTCGGCCGCTGCCTTGTTGGTAAAGGTGACAGCGAGAATAGTCTCCGGCGCGACGCTCACGTTCTCCACCAGGTGGGCGATACGGTAGGTGATGACGCGCGTTTTGCCCGAGCCCGCGCCAGCCAGGATCAACACCGGCCCGTCCACGGTCTCTACGGCTTCGCGCTGCTGCGGATTGAGTTTTTCGAGAAACTGCATGGAAAAATGGGACCGATTATTTGGGAAGTGCCACTGAGCTACTAAGCCGCTAAGCCGCTAAACGAAACCACAAAGGAACTTGCTTTTCTCAGTAGCTGAGTAGCTCAGCAGCTTAGTAGCTAATTCGGCTTGCGCTCGCTGTCGTGTGTCTTCATGTCCTGGGCCAGGCCCTTCACGGAATCGCGTCGCGCTTTGCACTCAGCGCACGGACAAACGTCGCGCAGGAAATCCCATGAGTAGATACCGTGCTGGTGGCCGTCGTTCCATGTGAAGCGAATGGCGTACTTGCCGACCGGCTCGACTTCCGTCGGACGCGCCAACGCCTTGAACATTGGCAACTGTCCAGCCACGGGCTTGAGCGGATCGCCCGGTTCGCGTCCGTCTTTGCCACGCTCATCGTCACACAACGCGCATGGACAGGCGTCGCGGAGGTACGGAAACGAGAAAACGCTCCGGTGCCCATCCTTCCATTCGATCTCCATGCCGGTGCCGGCGGTTTTGTTCACCTTCACCGATTTGGGTTCTGCATTCGGGGACATATAGCCTAGTATCGCACACGCAAAGCGACGTTGCAGACCGCCAGAATGTTGCGATTGACGGATGACAACTCAGTCCCGGCAGCGAACCAATTCAAGTTGCGTTTTGTCACTACCTCGCCTACCAGTGGCGCCGTGGACGTGTACGTAACTGTC from Clostridia bacterium includes:
- a CDS encoding DUF971 domain-containing protein, which encodes MSPNAEPKSVKVNKTAGTGMEIEWKDGHRSVFSFPYLRDACPCALCDDERGKDGREPGDPLKPVAGQLPMFKALARPTEVEPVGKYAIRFTWNDGHQHGIYSWDFLRDVCPCAECKARRDSVKGLAQDMKTHDSERKPN